Within Paeniglutamicibacter psychrophenolicus, the genomic segment CGAAGCATTGGTCCCAGCCGGCCAGCGCGGTGGAGGAGGCATCGTCGCGCGGGCTGTGCTCGCGCAGCTCCGCCAGGTCCTCGGCATCGACGGAGACCGTGATGTGCTCCGAGTCCACGATCTCGAACGGCGCGTCCAGGTAGGTCAGTGCGTCCACGCCCAGCGAGCGGACCGAGGGGGCCAGCCCGGAGGCATGCAGCAGGCCCAGCAGCGCCCGGTCATCGACGAAGCGCTGGTCCCCGGCATCGCGCAGCAGCGGCAGGATCTCCGCCGGGGCGCGGACCACCTGGTGGTCGCCCAGGTGCAGCACCTCCACGCGGTCGCTGCCCAGCGACGGGACGAACAGGCCCACCGGCGGTCGGTCGGGTTGCAGCGCCGAGTCGGGCACGGAAAATTCGCGTGCCCAGGACAGCGCAATGATGGCACGGGTGCCGAATTCAAGATTCACGTTTCGAGCCTAATGCAGGTGCGCCGGTCCCGGGCGCCGCCGGCGGCGTGCAAAACACTGCGGCGTTGCGCCCGGCCCGCCGAAGGGCGCATCAGCCGAAGAGGATCCGTGCCTCGTCGTAGCGGTCCTGCGGGACGCGCTTGAGGTTGTTCAGTGCCGCCTGGAACGGCACCCGGTTGATCTTGGTGCCGCGCAGCGAGACCATCGAGCCCCAGGCATGGTCGGCCACCGAATCCACCGCGGCCATGCCCAGCCGGGTGGCCAGCACGCGGTCGAAGGCGCTGGGCACCCCGCCGCGCTGGATGTGCCCGAGCACCGTGGCGCGGGTCTCGATGCCGGTGGCGTCCTCGATGAAGGGGGCCAGCTGCTCGCCGATGCCGCCCAGGCGCGGGCGGCCGAAGGCGTCAAGCCCGCGCTCGGAGAAGGCCCCGTCGGCGCCCTCGGGGACGAAGCCCTCGGCCACGACGACCAGCGGGGCGCGCCCGCGGTCGTGGGCCTCGGAAACCCAGGCGTAGATCTGTTCCATGGTGGTGGACTGCTCGGGGATCAGGATCGCGTGCGCGCCGGTGGCCATGCCCGCGTGCAGCGCCAGCCAGCCCACGTGCCTCCCCATGACCTCGGCGATCATGCAGCGGTGGTGGGACTCGCCGGTGGTGCGCAGCCGGTCGATGGCCTCCACGGCGATCTGGTTGGCGGTGTCGAAGCCGAAGGTGTAGTCGGTGGCATCCAGGTCGTTGTCGATGGTCTTGGGCACGCCGACGATCTTCAGCCCGGCGTCGGTCAGCCGCTTGGCCCCGGCCAGGGTGCCTTCCCCGCCGATGGCGATCATCGCGTCCACGCCGAGGCGCTCGAGGGTGGCGGCGATGTTCGCGGCCCCGCCGTTTTCGCCCTCGAACGCGTTGGTGCGCGAGGTGCCCAAGATGGTGCCGCCCTGCTTGGAGATGCCGCGGACCGCGTGGCGGGGAAGGTCGATGACGTCCCCGTCCTTGACCCCGCGCCAGCCGTCGCGGAAGCCGACGAATTCATGGTCGTAGCTCTTGATGCCGTTCAGGACGGCTCCGCGGATGACGGCGTTCAATCCGGGGCAGTCCCCGCCGCTGGTCATGATCCCGATGCGCATGCTCACTCAATTCTTGTCCGTGCTCGATCACCCACGAAGGACCTGACTTTGGTCCGGGCGTTGTGTTGGAGCGCGACGTTGAGCTCGCCGAGAACAAGTGTAGCCAAGCAACACTTGTGATCGCCAACACCGCGTCGGCCTTGCGCCGCCTGGATGACGCCGCCGCCGTGTTTGCAGCTTTCCGGCGCGCCGTCCCCCGGGGGTCTTTTGGATGCGCAAGGGGCCATGCCGCATGGGGAGGTTTCTCCTCGGCGGCATGGCCCCTCGGGCAATGCATGGTCGGTCGCGTCAGCCCACGGAGCGGATCAGCTTCTGCAGGGCGATCGTGTCGTCCTGGTTGGGGATCAGCAGCCAGGCGATCACGTAGGCGCCGATGCCGAAGACCGGCAGCAGGAAACTGAGCAGCACCCCGATGCGCACCAGGGTGACGTCCCAGCCGAACTTGTCGGCGATGCCGCCGGCGATGCCGCCGACCAGTCGCTTGGGGCCGCGGCGCAGCGGGATCGAGCGAAGGGAATTGAAAAAGGTGTCCATGGTGTCAAAGTCTTTCATGCCTGGCACGGATTCGTGCGGTGGAGCCTGCCGGGGTTTTTCCGAGGCGGCCGGCCTAGTCGTGCCTGCGGCTGGCGGCGATCCCGCCGATGACCATCGCCAGGCCCGCGAAGACCAGCACGCCGATGGCCAGCAGCCCTCCGTTGACCTGGATGCCGGTCAGCAGCGAGAGCAGCACGGCGGCCGCGATGACGATCAGGATGAGTCCGAAAACCAGGGTCCCGACGGGGAACCTGGTGGATTCGGTTCCGGAAGCGGTGTGTTCATTGACGGAGTGCTCGCTCATGGCGTGACCGCTGCTTTCTGTGGGGTGACGGTCACGGTGTTGAACGCGCCGTCGAATTCGATGGTCAGGGTGGGGCCG encodes:
- a CDS encoding PspC domain-containing protein; the encoded protein is MDTFFNSLRSIPLRRGPKRLVGGIAGGIADKFGWDVTLVRIGVLLSFLLPVFGIGAYVIAWLLIPNQDDTIALQKLIRSVG
- a CDS encoding GNAT family N-acetyltransferase, with amino-acid sequence MNLEFGTRAIIALSWAREFSVPDSALQPDRPPVGLFVPSLGSDRVEVLHLGDHQVVRAPAEILPLLRDAGDQRFVDDRALLGLLHASGLAPSVRSLGVDALTYLDAPFEIVDSEHITVSVDAEDLAELREHSPRDDASSTALAGWDQCFVLFSDAREDPVAGAGYWAPGGLLADTTVLTLPGLRGHGLGRYAAALAVDDALSEGLVPQARIKEGQDAANALATSLGFEMVGSLMTLKLHNGL
- a CDS encoding 6-phosphofructokinase, with translation MRIGIMTSGGDCPGLNAVIRGAVLNGIKSYDHEFVGFRDGWRGVKDGDVIDLPRHAVRGISKQGGTILGTSRTNAFEGENGGAANIAATLERLGVDAMIAIGGEGTLAGAKRLTDAGLKIVGVPKTIDNDLDATDYTFGFDTANQIAVEAIDRLRTTGESHHRCMIAEVMGRHVGWLALHAGMATGAHAILIPEQSTTMEQIYAWVSEAHDRGRAPLVVVAEGFVPEGADGAFSERGLDAFGRPRLGGIGEQLAPFIEDATGIETRATVLGHIQRGGVPSAFDRVLATRLGMAAVDSVADHAWGSMVSLRGTKINRVPFQAALNNLKRVPQDRYDEARILFG